A single genomic interval of Thermoplasmatales archaeon harbors:
- a CDS encoding oxidoreductase has product MKIAMYWGAGCGGCDVSLLSLHEKILDLLKEVEIVFWPCAMDFKYEDVEKMQDGSIDICFYNGAIRTEENEKIAKLLRKKSKKMVAYGSCAIEGCVIGLANLYRREEILKEVYSKDVPGEELPEFLPYLKTLEDVVKVDASIPGCPPPSPILEDALNSLLAGKQFGKNVALCDECPRKDSKPDKIEINKIYRWHEKKDSGECFLAQGIICMGPATRAGCKAECITANMPCTGCVGALPKVRESGTSMISAIASIIGNKNEEEVINSIRDYIGTFYKYSTAKLLPEGRLKDES; this is encoded by the coding sequence ATGAAGATAGCAATGTATTGGGGAGCAGGTTGTGGGGGATGCGATGTTTCATTGCTTAGTTTGCATGAAAAGATACTTGACTTGCTTAAAGAAGTAGAGATAGTTTTCTGGCCATGTGCAATGGATTTCAAATATGAAGATGTGGAGAAGATGCAGGATGGAAGTATAGATATATGCTTCTATAACGGGGCAATAAGAACAGAGGAAAATGAGAAAATTGCAAAATTGCTCAGGAAAAAATCGAAAAAAATGGTTGCATATGGCTCATGCGCAATTGAGGGGTGTGTTATAGGACTTGCAAATTTATATAGGAGAGAGGAAATATTAAAAGAGGTTTATTCAAAAGATGTGCCGGGCGAGGAGCTTCCAGAATTTCTTCCATATTTAAAAACTCTTGAAGATGTAGTAAAGGTAGATGCTTCCATACCTGGATGCCCTCCTCCATCTCCAATTCTTGAAGATGCTTTGAATTCGTTGCTCGCTGGGAAACAATTTGGAAAAAATGTTGCACTATGCGATGAATGCCCACGCAAGGACAGCAAGCCAGATAAAATTGAAATAAATAAGATTTATAGATGGCATGAGAAAAAGGATAGTGGAGAATGCTTCCTTGCTCAGGGAATAATATGTATGGGTCCAGCAACAAGAGCCGGATGCAAGGCAGAATGCATCACTGCTAATATGCCATGCACAGGATGTGTTGGGGCGCTTCCAAAAGTTAGAGAGAGTGGCACATCAATGATTTCTGCAATTGCTTCAATAATTGGAAATAAAAATGAAGAGGAGGTTATTAACAGCATAAGAGATTATATTGGAACATTTTATAAATATTCGACTGCTAAGCTTCTTCCAGAAGGGAGGTTGAAAGATGAAAGTTAG